The Hippocampus zosterae strain Florida chromosome 11, ASM2543408v3, whole genome shotgun sequence genome includes the window cttTTACAAGCCGCAACTACGCCGACAAGCTTGCGCACCAAACTCTGTGTGTCTAATAGGGCCGAGAGAAATTAACTCCGcattccaacacacacacgcacacatttcaaggagCTTAATAGACAGCACTGTGGCCACCACGTGCACCCCCGCCACTCACCATTTCTTGGTGCATTCCACCATCAGCTCTTGGTAGGATGCCACAAACTGGAATTTGGAGGCGTGCTTCCCAACACGTTGTAGTCGCTTCCAAACCGAAGCCATGTTGGAGCTATCCCGTCCCCCGGGGCGGTGGATGTGGGggctggagggtggggggtcctcctttgttttttgttttttttcttctttccctgTTTGCACCACTTTACGTCAATGTTTACCGCGGTGAGGCGGCCACTGGACTCATAGTTAACGTCTCAGCGGAAGACACATACAAGATAAGACATCCAAGAATGGTGGCGCAGGGAGGAATCCCAATGTCAAGACTCAGGATCTCTGTGGCACAAGCGCGGTGCGACGTGCATTATCTTGCGAAGGAAAACATTCCACAATTTCTAAGCGGCATGATGAGTAATCAACTGGCTCTTGATGCTATTGTGACATCCCAGTAGGCTCCTATAAAACAGAGGCAAAAGTCACTCGAGTTTTGGATGAAACGGTGGAAcaaaagatgcattttttttttttgtatggtcAAATTCCCACTGAATTGGGGATAACCATATACTTGCTTGCACATCTTTCAGTCAAACAATACTAAAATTCTTCAGTGAAAAACGCAACAGTTCTACAAATCTTTGTGCTCTTTCTTGGAATGTCTGGAGATGGCGAATGAACACCTTGATCCACAATAGTGGAGGAGCCCCAAAAACAGCACTTTGGTTCAAACGTTAACTTTCCATCATCACGCTGAGCAAGTTATTTTTAATGGTTAAGATTTGTCAATAACATATCAAAATAACACCCGCATTAGTGGACTGACCAATAGTACAGATTGGAGAAAAATAAGAAATTTACCAAATTGTGACAATTGGGGTTCCAGTGCCACGACAGCAAGAAACAACACCTCATATATTTATCTGCCGAGGTTCAATCTATATTGATGACTTGcaagtttttttcattcaattatTTATGGCTTTATGACAGTAGTTAATGGAACGTTCCAATTTACGTCAACATTCTGGTTACGCGCAGTAGAAAGAACAATATTGGGGAAAATGTGATATGCGATATGAGTTGAATATTGCGGTACGATTCCACATGAAATTTATTATACATCATTGCGATACGCACATCGCACGTGCCATTATAGCGATGAGGATATTTTGTCGATATATTGTGCCCCCGTAATGGAAAGGATCTAAACCGTCCCAAACCAGCACCTACTGCATATTAATGAAAAGAGTCGTTGACGAAACAGGTTGTTAATAATTAAGAATGTTGTACAATTAAACGGTTACGTCAGCctgtgaaacaaataaaacggGATGTTCAAGTCCGGCACGCTTAAAAGCCACCCTGCAGTTATAATATtaagaacacaaaaacaaccgAATACGTTTTGTAAGATGAGATATTTTTCGGGGCACCGATGCTGTTGAATCCAGAGTAGTCGGTTTGgcattggattttttaaaatatgctgTTGAATCCAGTGAATAGTCGGTGCCGCGGTCCGTTCACCGCTAACTCGACGAGCTAACGTGACTTTCGGAACCACAGAGCCCGGATGACACTCACCTTGTCGTGATAACCGACGCCTTGACTGTCTGGTAACTGTAACGGGAAGTCCCAGTGAACTGTCTGGGAAGAATCATCAGCGTAATGGTCGTCTTCGTTCGTAGCATCAATGCCCCTACAACTACTACTAGCCAGCTCGCCTGTTAGCTTGTGGCATCATAACAGAGCGCGAATGGAAACCGTTGCTCGGCCGCCTTTGACACATTAGCTCAGACGAGCTCCGGCGAAGTCACAAGGACTCGTAACCTGCATTCGTAAGAACTTGTGTCCCTTGAGGTAGGTAATTTAATTTGAGTTAAAACCCCATGAAAACACGGCAAAGTAAAGTGGGGATAGTTGGAAGTACTTTGACCGCCCGAAAAGTTAGCTAACATTCGCAGAttcttttgacaaaataaaatcaaaatagatTACATCCGGTCAATTAACTCAAATATCCGTCTTGTTAATGCTCCGACATATATTTTAACCacgtaaatatatatatataaccccACATTAATTATTTTATGATAGTTAACCTACATTAACAGGGACctcaagcttttattttgtgggATGATCAACTCGTTTTCCGGCGTGGCTTATCTTTTACATCAATCTTGATTCCCCATCATCTTCCCCGCCGCCTTGATGGGTGTCTGAAAGATGAAGAAACGCCTCCGGGAATCTCTTGTCGGTGGCATTTTTCTCCCATTTCCAGCGTGCTGACGCTCCCCTAGGCACTCTGGGACTTgttgttttcagaaaaaaaagaagaacgtcttgattttaaattaataaaataattaaaagttACTAGATCCACGTGGGACGTGGGAttgagtttattaaaaaaatgtacgcaAGTCatataatgcattttttaaactgaaaatTAAATGTTCTTAATATGTATACGTGTTTTTTACAGTGTACAGGCAAGACAAAATTTAGTTGCTTGCCTTCAACCTATTAGGGATAGGGAGGgatgaaacaaagaaaaaaatgttttaatgtgatTTTAACATTTATGGAAGGCATACCCCTCAAATAAACAGGAGTTCACTGAATAGAGATGAGATATGTACATCCAGTGTAAAGTGATCAGTTGGGGGACTTGCATTAAACATACAGACTACTCCTCAGGGTGAATCCAGACACAAGGAAGTCTCCCCGGGCATTGTGGTATCAAAGCTCTGTGCTAATGAGTCTTTCATTTCCTGCTCCGTCTGCAATAATAAATTAGCGAGCTCAGGAATCGATAGCACACAGTTCGACAAACTTCCTTGTTGTAAGTGAGGGGCaggcggcgggaagcaggccaaGAGATGAActgaaaaacaggaaatggcgATATTATCCTCATCgcgcaaaaagaaagaaagaaatggatGTGATCGAATGCAATGAATGATTCATGACattagatcaggcatgtccaaagtccggcccgcgggccaaatccggcccgcggtcgaatttcatccggccctcggcccccgtcataaaatcagtgccgtctggcccgcaggttgggcgcaatggaacacgtgttgcattgactgaggtctcgtagactggtgagtgatgtttcatagagtactgcttccctctagtggctaaatgagtaatagcattcactaaatgagtaatagcatttagacactagagggcatcactcacgagttaacaagacatcactccgtgtttatattgactgatatgtcatatttcaaattcctgtttcaaatgaaccaaaagaaattcttaagattgttgaaattaaaataaaaatggaaatgtgaaacagactggcttactaaaacttgaacaatattgttgttcaatgtaaagaatgtcagccaaggtcggccccccgacattttaccacataaaatctggcccacttggcaaaaagtttggacacccctgcattagatGCATCATGATCGTGAACTGCTAGTTCAATTGTTTGAGGTTTGGACTAGTCCAAACAAGCTTGCTTTGGCACCATTTCATAGCATCTTGGTGCTACGAACGGTGTTAAAATGTCATGCTTCATTTAGACCATAGCaatgtttcaaataaaatgaatgctctgccaccatcttgtggcatctttagGCAAATATAAACCCTTATTGGACGAGGCAAGGCAGTTTTATTTACATAGCACATTTCTTGCAAAAaactaactcaatgtgcttcacacaagcaattACTTGGGGGTCAATTACTCTGCAATTTATGTCAGGGTTATATTGAAACACTAAAATTATAGTCCCTTATGTTAACCCATGGAAGGTATTTGCtaacatatgcaaaattttGTAGGCGGGCAGTTGTCCACATCCAaattctaatctgtttatcctcacgagtcacgggcgtgctggaggctatcccagctgttttaggacaacaggcagggtacaccctgaactggttgtcagccaatcgcaggacatacatcgacaaacaaccatccacgctcacaatcacatatagggcaatttagagtgttacattttttttttgggggggggggggggcgaggaaaccggagtaccgagagaaaacccacgcaggtatgggggagaacatgcaaggaaggccggagccggaatcaaaccctggacttctgcactgtaaggccgGAGTGCTGCTTGAGTAATaaggccatgaaaaaaaatatcctcctCTTGTGCTGACTCATGGTGATGGCAATGCCTGATAGGAATTTTCCATGTTTCCGCCGGGACAGTGGGATTCACGGACAGATGACATTAGCTAGATGGTTCTTTTCCTGTGGCTATTGGGTCTGTAAATTCCTTATATTAGATATTGTGATGAGAGCATAGatggaaaatgtgcaaatgGCATCACTTTTGTTCTAAAAAAGACAAGttaagcattttaaaattaacccttatttattcatttattatatctaattttttttaaacaccaaacgGCACCAACTGAGTGTTTCAGTGGCGGCCGTGCATTTGAGACATGGGCTTTTAGTGGATatttgagagagagcgagagcgagattcattgagttaaaaaaaaacatgtcccaATGCTTTAGAGCCACAGTGAGGTGTACTTTTTAGGCTATTTGGGGCATGGCGTCCTGAAAGATTTCCTGTATGCTGCTGCggtgcttggaaaaaaatggagattgGGATTTTCTGAGTCACACCTTCTAAATGCTGCAGCACATCAacttttccccccacccctctctatTTTGTGAGGTAAACTCACAAAATTCCAGGGACTGGACAAGTTTAGTAAACAAGATGACATTTTTATAAAGAATCCTTTCAATCTACTTAGCAGGATCAAATGTACAATGTAACGTATCTGTTGCTACCCTCTGTCGGCTAGAGTTGAGTACTACACGATGCACGttcagttgtcttttttttttaccgtttgtgattatttttgaaaactgGCGTTTATCTAATTTATCCtcataatttacaaaaaaaatgtttcaggaTAAAGGAAGGAAAttccatcaaaaatgtaatTCGTTTCAATAAATGGAGAACGGGACTAAAATCAAAAGCAAATGCCAGTCAAAGCAAAAACCGTTGTGTTCAATGTCAATGTCATTCACTTTTTTctatgggggtggggagggcgaATACAATCGAAAATAGAAGGCACATTcgatcaacaaaaacaataaaatgaaaaaagtatAACTTGTTTTGAATGTCAGTCATATTGTTTGTCCATAAGCAAAATTgaaaatctattttattttttgcgaaaagaaaaaaatctgaggtTTTATCTTAAGTCATAAatgaagtattaaaaaaaagcagggcaGAATCTTCCGATGTCTTCAGTTTATTGGTGGcgcaataaaaacacaggatactgtatttaaaaacaaatgacacaatTACTGGAAGAATCTAAATGATAAAAAGCAGTCACACATTTCATCTTTGACACATCCAAACCACAAACATCAGGCACAGATTTGGTCTGCGATAACTTTGGAACTAGAGGCAGGACAAAATACTGATATCGGTCCATATCGTATTGATATCGCTACAGTATTGATAAAGCAAATAGTCGTATCGTTACTGTCTCATTTGCCTTTTGATTCCTCCTAAAAAACACCAATATCACAATCGTCGGTCGGTATCACAATATCATATCGTATCCCATTTCTAGTTCATATAAGCACACCTGTCATCTTTTGATGAACAAATTCATTGGTCTTTAACCTGAGTGCAGCTTTCCTTTTAAAATAGTTCCTTCTGTACACTAGCAAAAAGGCAGGTGGAATTTCACCCTAAATATGAAACTTAATTCATGCAAATAGCGTACTCTTTGAACATCCAGCATTACACTGAATATCAATTTCTTAATCTTCAACCTCACACAACAAATTGCGAATACCAGTGTCTTTACgtcacaaaacaagaaaaaaaactagctaAGAAACAGCAAGcgccttggttttttttttaaacttttgacAGAAGCAGCGATCACTGAACGTAAACATTTCAAGTAATCGTGACAGGAAACAATATCCTCTCAACGCACAAAAAGAATCAAAACGGTGTTCTTAATTCACCGTTATTTTGAATAGAAATCCAACAACTCGTGATTGTCCTAtgttggaaagaaaataaatacggTGATacttaatgaaaacaaaaaacaggctAACCACTCATCTTTACAGCAGCTCAGATTGACCAACCTGACCAGCAGGTGGTGCCCTAATCGTGACCCACTTCGACACAGCCaatcaacagctttttaaaatgttttgatttttcataTTGGTAATACTGAGGACAAGTCAAGCTAATTGACACCTAGCGTCTCTAACAAGTCAGCGATAAATCACCACGCAGTTTTATCGGAAATCAGTACAAATCTCAACCTTTCCGTATGTCAAATCCATCCTTCCGATTCCAAAATAACACCCCAACGTACAGTATATTCTAgcgcttaaaaataaaaacataaagtaGTGCGTTTAAAAAGAAGCACCGAGATATGTGCGTGTGAATTCATGAATTACACTTGCGCATATATTAGAAATGGGAAGGCATTAGCAATGTTGTGATTTGGTTTCCACCCAAGGATGATTACCTTCAGACTTTCATGCAACATTTGGTGCACCGAGCAacaagccattttttaaaaattcaaagttGTAACTTGAGCCAAATTCCGAAAAAGTCTGTTTCTTCAGATTCTGAAATAACACGCTAGTGTATCtcatcgtttttatttttaagtagtGTGAACACCAACAACCAATGTGCGTGTATAAACTCATATGGATATATAAAAGCACATATATTGGAAACCGGAAGGATTAGCATTAACGATGGCGGGACTTGATTTACATCTTGTCAATGTTAATATCTTGGACTTTAACACAGTGCTACCGCTACATACATAAAGCGCATACATGACACCGAGTGTATCCAGCAACTAAGCATTAAGGCAATTTTTAAAGTAAAATTTGCCAAAATTCCATTAtggatcaatctttttttttattctgaaatAACTACGCGCAAGGAATTTTTATGGGTTTATCTTTCCAAGTAGTGTGagcacataaaacaagaggtgtGGGTGTTTAAATCATTATTTATGGTCGTGCATACATAGGAAATCAAAATAATTAGCACTAGCAATAACGGTAATTTCCATCTCAGAAGCGTGACAATTTCGGACTATTACGCAGTATTAGGTGCTGTACATAAACTGTATATTTAACAGCTAGCATCTGTGACAAGTCACTTCCACTCCGAAATCTGACATCTGCCCCGAATCTAACATGTATATCCAACAGGTCCTTCTAATTCCGAATTAACTACATACTAACGTATAGTGTGGGATttaaaggggggaggggttctACTGGTAAGTACCGGTAGTGTGATTGAGTATTGAAAACCAAGACAAGCACATAAATTGATTCACGTGACTACAGGGATCGAAAATGGAAAGGATTAGCATTAGCGACGTTTGGGAGGGTTAGTATCTGATTTGTACACAGTGTTTAGGCGAGTCTGAAGGTCATTTGGGGCAATGAAGATTAATTGTGTGCTTGACATGATCAACTAGGCAACATTTAGTGCTTCACCCTCAACACAAATTGTCAACTAGTGCATTTTTGTTTCACAGGTAACATGTTGTTTGTTCTACGAGTGTACCAAAGTTGCGCCACATATTTCAGAGTTGCCCATGTCATATTTCAACTTTTTCAGAAAACTATCAACTacaattggactttttttttttttttttggttaaacatTCTTACACTTGacaggttgagatcgtttcccTCTCATCAAACATTAAATTATGATTTTCGGAAACTGTTATTATGCTAATGCTTTTTGATCCCTTCCAAGATCTGTGCAAAAGGATATGGAATGAGAATACTTCAGATTTTCCAGCTTTCGAGGTAGGATCAAGGAGAGGACGGCAAATGTAAGAAAATGGACAGCTGAAAAGCCGGGATTCGGGTGTGACCAGACACGGATGCCATTAAATTTGCAGGATGCTGCGTTTCGGTGTGAAAGGTTGCTAAATTAGTCTCGTCTCTGAAGTGCCAATTTTGTTGAAACTGAACTTCAACGTCAAAGGATAAGGAATGACCTGAGGATTTTCCAGCTCCTGAGGTAGCACCATAGGCAGGACGGCAGCTACTAGAAAGGGAATAGCGGTAACACCAGACACTGCTCGAAAACTAATGTAATCATCCTTTTGTGGTATGAAATTATATACACTGCTTTGTTGAGTGGCTGGACTCCATACGAAAGGCACCGGTCGATAAGTGATTAAATCTATTTCTGATACGCATATTTTCGCAGAAACTCTTCTCGCAAGGCGACACTGACAGCATTGTGTTAACAGTCCACATTGACCATGTTCTGATGTTTAATTTCTCACGTATACATTCCTCTATAATACAGCATTCTGGAGCCCCTGGTGGAGAGCGGACACAGTGTTAAGGCGTTATAAATAGTTATAGCCATATAATTACGTGCGCCAAAGAAAGGCACACTTTTGGCTGAAGCTCTTTGTACAGCAAAGCGAGaagatcaattaaaaaaaaaacacagtgccTCTTGTCGATACAGAGGGCCCTCAAGTGTAAAAATGATTGAGGACAACACAGTTTATTGATAAAAGTCACGTGGTAAGATTTAGATAGGCCTGATGCGAGAAACTAAAAAGTACTTTTTGTTTGGAAAGCACTAACCCGCAACCATGTTATTTAGCTTTGAATTGTACTTAGGACATGAGGTTATGGATAACCCTACAACTGTGCATTAAAAATCAATCTACCATTTGTGGGAGTACTCTGACTGTAAAATCacgacacaacccccccccaccaaaaaaaacccactaccGTTCCCAAAGGAGGAAACGTTTCCGGGCTGAAGTTCCAAGTGAGCATGATGACAAGCTGCCAACTTTTAAACGTCATCCCCTCTTCTACTCAAAATAATGGTCTAAAGTTAACCTTCGGGTGGGTGTGACGTCGAGGGGTGGGGTTGGTCACTTCCTACTGGCAGTTGAGATCTGGCTGATTGAGCCAGGACCAGATCTGGATCATCTCCTGCGGCGTGCGCGGGTGGACCAGCATCAGGCCCTTGTAGGCGCATGGGTTGGACCGGTACTTCTCCTCGATGTTGAAGGTTCGAAAGCCCTTGTGCTTCTCGGGGACCAGCCCCGCCTTCATCAGGCACATGCCCGTGTAGACGTCGTCGATGGGGTAGAGCGCCACCCGGCGGGAGGTAGCGTGCAGGCGGGTGGCGACGCCGGCCGAGTACAggtagccgccgccgccggcgtaAGGTGGGTACGAGCCGATGTACATGCTCTCCGGGATGAAGTACTTCACCTTCTTGTCCCGGTGCGGCCCGGCATTGGTGATGACGTCACCCACGAAGAGGTCCGCAGCTTTGGACGGCGACAGCCCATCCAGGAAGCTCAGGATCGCATAGGTGTTGACAAAGACGTCATCGTCTCCCTTGAAAACGAATTTGGCACCGGCGCAACGTGTCTGTATCCAGTCTAGAAAGAGAACCTCCTTGATAGTCAAGTTAAAGAAGGAGTCCCGGTAGTACCACTGGATGATGTCCCGATGTCGTTCGCTCTCGTAGCTTAGCATCGGCGACAGGTCCGGGTAGTGGTCCCCCGATGTGGTCTGGCCCAGGAGGAAGACCGTCACCACGGTGCGGTTGGCGACCACCCCCGCCTTCCCCCACGACTGGCGTATGGCCTGACGCCTGTCAAAATGCGGCGCCAGGGACTTGACAGCTAGCAGCAGGAAGGGCGGCTCCTTGCAGATGTCCGCTTGGTCTACCAGAACCGGGTAATAGCGGCAGTGCATGTAGAGCAGAAAGTCCTTGAATCGCAACGGTAGAGAGTTGTAATCTTTCACCTGAGTGGTCACCCCGGTGTCCGGCTGGCAGGGTTCAAAAGACAAACGGGTTTCATTGAGCCAACCGGGGAAGTCGGCGCCGCTGTGATTGCCGAGGATGGGGTTGTTCCAGAAGTCCAGAACCTGTTGCTGACGGTTCCAGTAGCCCGAGCTGGGCGTCATCTTATTCCAGAAGGGTTTGGAGGGGACCTGCACTTTCTCCTGGAAGTCCTTGCCCCGCCCGTTGTGTCGGGAGAtcaggatgaagatgaagacgTTGACCATCGTCACAGTCAACAGAACCTTCAGCCTCAACCGCAGCAGTGCCATGATGCCGTCGTGCACCTGAACACACCAAACGCACCGATTTTCACAATTGGAAAAAGACCCGAAAACgatttctttgtcattttaacgACGGCTTATTGAAACTTTCAGATTTCTACGGGGGGACTAACTGGGAtgaattttcaaaacattgcAGTTGGACAGCTTCATCTGaaggagtcagccagtcctccattaagcgccttcagctggtccggaatgccgctgctcgcctcttgactggtactcgtaagagggagcatataattcctactctggcatcccttcactggctccccattcattttagagttattttcaagatcctcctctttgttttcaaatctctgaataatcttgcgccaccttacctctctgagctcatccgcccctacacccctgcccggcgcctcaggtctgtggaccagtctttgctagacgtaccaagaactaaactgaggatcagaggggatcgagccttttctgttgctggtccctctctctggaatgacctcccactgaacattcggcgagcctcctcgctgcccatctttaaagccctcctcaaaactcacttgtattctttggcgttcgactcagcatgacttagatttgctcttgattttactgcttggtgctttctaccgtatttattacagactgcgttactgtttgttgtatatgttaaattgctccatgtaaagcactttgtatgcagcgatggctgtttgaaagtgctctataaatactggtgacttgacttgacttgataattGCCGAAATTACCTTCAAAAGATGGCTTCACAATCAAAATAGCAGACTATCAAGTCCAGTGTCAGGGCGTGCTTTCTGCGAGTCAGCAAATGGAATCAGAATCAAATATCACGCTGGTGATTGAATCTGGTTTCAAGGGGCGGCATTTAAATTGTATTCCAGCAGACGCTCATCGAACAAACAAATCAGCAGACTTCCTGCGTCTCTTGAGGAATCGCCGGTTCGCGACTTTATGGATCAACTTATATTTCACTTGCCGAACAATTTTGTGTTGCTAGGTGAAACCGGcacaattttgaaaatattccggctaagagggacctctaccataTGTGtcgatagataaataaatagatcgATCTGTGTCTATGCGGCGTCCTCATTATTCGCCCCTTGGGACATGAGGTGCTCCGGATATGATTTACGTAAATGTGACCCACCcgcaaaagtgttcaccagtcaggcgatcgctcactatgctgatgtttgccctggatattttcgaaggatttttaaaagccgacaaaaacaaacgtccttggatcagttcttgacaaaacgccaggATAAAACcaacttctgagagagaacattttttttcttctttcttctttctacctacattcttgctgctggaggctgtaaatttccccagtgtgggacaaataaagaatatcttatcttatcttatcttatgaactgaagagggcaaaaaacaatgaggacgcagttaaaagttaaatgagcactattctttgtttttcacatGATGCGCAACGctcatttattgcgcaataatgtaattgtaacatgtatttgttacatattttggcgcattttgatgctttagaaaacatttaggtCAGAATTTTGGGGGCCTTGGAACGGATTCGGGAATTTACATGGCAAACCCGCCAACTCTACTTTctggttaagaaatttcttccagtgcCAATTAATTTCACAAGTAGTGGAACTTCTGTACAtgaaagtgctgaaataaatgaaaataaaataaagcaatgaTACGTTGACTCATTTTTCAACTCACCAGAACATGGCTGC containing:
- the b3gnt2b gene encoding N-acetyllactosaminide beta-1,3-N-acetylglucosaminyltransferase 2; this encodes MALLRLRLKVLLTVTMVNVFIFILISRHNGRGKDFQEKVQVPSKPFWNKMTPSSGYWNRQQQVLDFWNNPILGNHSGADFPGWLNETRLSFEPCQPDTGVTTQVKDYNSLPLRFKDFLLYMHCRYYPVLVDQADICKEPPFLLLAVKSLAPHFDRRQAIRQSWGKAGVVANRTVVTVFLLGQTTSGDHYPDLSPMLSYESERHRDIIQWYYRDSFFNLTIKEVLFLDWIQTRCAGAKFVFKGDDDVFVNTYAILSFLDGLSPSKAADLFVGDVITNAGPHRDKKVKYFIPESMYIGSYPPYAGGGGYLYSAGVATRLHATSRRVALYPIDDVYTGMCLMKAGLVPEKHKGFRTFNIEEKYRSNPCAYKGLMLVHPRTPQEMIQIWSWLNQPDLNCQ